The SAR324 cluster bacterium genome includes a window with the following:
- a CDS encoding PAS domain-containing protein: MHALIQNPLGFKVEILEKFIQGLNNPAQVISWVLSLKPFLTEWQYFQNIAPAELESVVRYWCRELLANTENPELWIPQWIQLGQSAQKYGFLPEFVGRIRTRLLALLREDYGTEWSLEIRNSWLEFLNVIFHTLLKTYQLEPSPKEHSNKFKIVETPDARHEHHPVSNLLNPKESSMTETIDMANDLNALRAAVDNSSVNIMMCDRDLRITYVSKTARSMFKTHLKAFQTRFRDFHPDKLIGRSIDDFHQDPSRQRSLLGNPSNLPYSTEIDVMHLIFRLSVNAIIDGQGNYIGATLEWKDISKERSKEQEAARLSCMIEESTTNFMVCDTDFKITYCNPSVLKMMRQYTHIFKSLFPGFDVDKLIGRNLDEFHKNPAHQRSILGNPRNLPYKTEISVGGLAFGLNAMALRDKDGNHIGNGVEWVDYNERAIYKKEINRLLNAVTQGQLHDRGNVAEMPEAYKPMITNINQIIEAIVEPIGEIREKLAHIARGDVNAYVTGEYKGDHAMLKNALNTTLDSLRELSTSAETISEGDLTVNIIPKSDVDAMGNAILKIVDGLNDMLGQIQQASIEIAEGSRQIADSSQALAQGATEQAASVEQISASIAEMSSQTEQNAQNADQANKLAKVARESAEVGDQQMKEMTVAMAAIDDSSQNISKIIKVIDEIAFQTNLLALNAAVEAARAGTHGKGFAVVANEVRNLAARSAQAAKETTEMIGDSIKKVRRGIEIADKTADALTEIVNSITKVRDLVSEITAASREQASGISQINQGLNQIEQVTQQNSASSEQSAAAAEELSGQSIQLKEQLSRFRLKEKKVNYDLPMNIPPEMMQAFQQYLAQTGGGRPPAAAPKPVIPAPAAPRPNPTPKPANLPPASKGKKIHPSQVIQLDDDEFGKY; this comes from the coding sequence ATGCATGCCCTGATACAGAACCCGCTTGGATTTAAGGTTGAAATTCTCGAAAAGTTTATCCAGGGATTAAACAATCCAGCTCAAGTGATCTCATGGGTCTTGTCACTTAAACCGTTTTTGACCGAATGGCAGTATTTTCAGAATATCGCTCCTGCTGAACTGGAATCCGTTGTCAGGTATTGGTGCCGGGAACTATTGGCAAACACAGAAAACCCTGAATTATGGATCCCACAATGGATCCAACTTGGGCAATCTGCTCAGAAATACGGATTTTTACCTGAATTTGTCGGGAGAATCAGAACGCGCTTACTGGCCTTGCTCCGTGAAGACTATGGCACGGAATGGAGCCTGGAAATCCGGAATTCATGGCTTGAATTTCTCAATGTGATTTTTCACACCCTGTTGAAAACCTATCAACTGGAACCATCGCCGAAAGAACATTCAAATAAATTTAAGATTGTTGAAACGCCGGATGCCCGTCATGAACATCATCCGGTTTCTAATTTATTGAACCCAAAGGAGTCCTCTATGACTGAAACAATTGACATGGCAAATGATCTGAATGCCCTCCGCGCGGCTGTTGACAATTCAAGCGTCAACATCATGATGTGTGATCGAGACCTTCGGATTACCTATGTGAGCAAAACCGCCAGGAGTATGTTCAAAACCCATTTGAAAGCGTTTCAGACACGATTCAGGGATTTCCATCCAGACAAACTGATTGGCCGAAGCATTGATGATTTCCATCAGGATCCCTCACGTCAACGTTCACTTCTGGGCAATCCGTCCAATTTACCCTACAGCACAGAAATTGATGTCATGCACCTGATATTCAGACTCAGTGTGAATGCCATTATTGATGGTCAGGGAAATTACATCGGAGCCACACTGGAATGGAAAGATATCTCCAAGGAGCGTTCCAAAGAACAGGAAGCGGCCCGACTATCCTGCATGATAGAAGAATCAACCACCAATTTCATGGTATGCGATACTGACTTCAAGATCACCTATTGCAATCCTTCCGTTCTGAAAATGATGCGGCAATATACCCACATTTTCAAAAGCCTGTTTCCCGGATTTGACGTGGACAAACTCATTGGCCGCAATCTGGATGAGTTTCATAAAAACCCGGCACATCAGCGGAGCATTCTTGGAAATCCTCGAAACCTGCCCTATAAAACAGAAATTTCTGTTGGCGGCCTGGCTTTCGGATTGAACGCCATGGCACTCCGGGATAAAGATGGCAACCATATCGGTAATGGTGTCGAATGGGTGGATTACAATGAACGGGCTATTTATAAAAAAGAAATTAACCGGTTGCTCAATGCCGTTACACAAGGACAACTCCATGACCGGGGCAATGTCGCAGAAATGCCAGAAGCTTACAAACCCATGATCACCAATATCAACCAAATCATTGAAGCCATTGTCGAACCCATCGGGGAAATTCGTGAGAAACTGGCGCATATTGCCCGGGGTGATGTGAATGCCTATGTCACAGGTGAATACAAGGGTGATCACGCCATGCTTAAAAACGCATTGAACACAACACTGGACTCACTCCGCGAATTATCAACTTCGGCTGAAACGATATCCGAAGGGGATCTGACAGTAAATATTATCCCCAAATCAGATGTTGACGCAATGGGGAATGCCATTTTGAAAATTGTGGATGGCTTGAACGATATGCTGGGTCAAATCCAGCAGGCATCCATTGAAATTGCGGAAGGTAGCCGGCAAATCGCGGATTCCAGCCAGGCTTTGGCCCAGGGTGCTACGGAGCAGGCCGCATCGGTGGAACAAATCAGCGCGTCCATTGCGGAAATGTCCTCTCAAACTGAACAAAACGCTCAAAATGCCGATCAGGCAAACAAACTCGCCAAGGTCGCACGTGAAAGCGCCGAAGTTGGTGACCAGCAGATGAAAGAAATGACAGTGGCCATGGCGGCCATTGATGATTCCAGTCAAAACATTTCAAAAATCATCAAGGTGATTGACGAAATCGCCTTTCAAACAAACCTGTTGGCACTCAATGCCGCTGTGGAAGCCGCCCGTGCGGGAACCCATGGCAAAGGCTTTGCGGTTGTCGCCAATGAAGTACGCAATCTTGCGGCACGCAGTGCTCAAGCCGCCAAGGAAACCACTGAAATGATCGGTGATTCCATCAAAAAAGTTCGCAGAGGAATTGAAATTGCGGATAAAACAGCAGACGCTTTGACAGAAATTGTAAACAGTATCACCAAGGTGCGAGATCTGGTCAGCGAAATCACTGCCGCCAGCCGGGAACAGGCTTCAGGCATTTCACAAATCAACCAGGGACTCAATCAGATTGAACAGGTGACCCAGCAGAATTCAGCCAGTTCCGAACAAAGTGCGGCGGCCGCTGAAGAACTTTCCGGACAATCCATTCAGTTGAAAGAACAACTGTCACGGTTCCGTTTGAAAGAAAAGAAAGTGAACTACGATCTGCCCATGAATATTCCACCTGAAATGATGCAGGCTTTCCAGCAATATCTGGCACAGACGGGAGGTGGTCGGCCCCCTGCGGCAGCACCCAAACCAGTCATACCGGCTCCAGCGGCACCAAGGCCCAACCCGACACCAAAACCGGCCAATCTGCCGCCAGCTTCCAAAGGCAAAAAGATTCATCCCAGTCAGGTAATCCAATTGGATGATGATGAATTTGGAAAATATTGA
- a CDS encoding chemotaxis protein CheV — MTEHNILLESGTNEVEFLEFYLGHQSFGINVAKIRQIVKFDFASVTKLPNTYPSVLGTVLYHGQAIPLIDLNLHLKRKPFTEPHIPIALVCEFNGALNGFLTNGVNRIHRISWENLHPVPHTLSQYTSRIVGTTTIDERELLVLDFEGIIFDINPESRKFVQNESQKLSIEDKKSRRNASKIMLADDSVTFKEGVRENLRIAEYKDITLFSNGLDLFNTVHALKIKAVHEHNHITDYVSVIITDIEMPKMDGITLCRKIKEDIPEIPVIILSSMFDEQMIQKSQSVYADAHIAKNNFAGLLEAVDRFCLKN, encoded by the coding sequence ATGACAGAGCACAACATTCTCCTGGAATCAGGAACCAATGAAGTGGAATTCCTGGAATTTTATCTGGGACATCAGAGCTTCGGCATCAATGTGGCCAAAATCCGACAGATTGTAAAATTCGATTTTGCCAGCGTCACCAAATTGCCCAACACCTATCCCTCTGTCCTTGGAACCGTTCTGTATCATGGACAGGCGATTCCACTGATTGATCTGAATCTGCATCTGAAACGAAAACCCTTCACCGAACCACACATTCCCATTGCGCTGGTCTGTGAATTCAACGGTGCGCTCAACGGATTTCTGACAAACGGGGTGAACCGTATTCATCGGATTTCGTGGGAAAATCTGCATCCAGTGCCCCATACCCTGTCTCAGTACACTTCACGCATCGTCGGCACCACCACCATTGATGAACGGGAACTTCTGGTTCTTGATTTTGAAGGGATTATTTTTGATATCAACCCTGAAAGCCGGAAATTTGTCCAGAATGAAAGCCAGAAACTTTCAATTGAAGATAAAAAAAGCAGAAGGAACGCATCAAAAATCATGCTGGCCGATGATTCAGTCACGTTCAAGGAGGGTGTCAGGGAAAATCTTAGAATCGCGGAATATAAAGATATCACCCTGTTCAGCAACGGACTTGACCTGTTCAATACAGTCCATGCCCTGAAAATCAAGGCTGTTCATGAACATAATCATATTACGGATTATGTCAGTGTGATCATCACAGACATTGAAATGCCCAAGATGGATGGCATTACCCTGTGTCGTAAAATCAAGGAAGACATCCCTGAAATTCCGGTCATCATTCTGTCCTCGATGTTTGATGAACAAATGATCCAGAAATCCCAAAGTGTTTACGCGGACGCGCATATCGCGAAAAACAACTTTGCGGGACTCCTTGAAGCCGTAGATCGTTTCTGCCTCAAAAACTAA